Genomic DNA from Mycobacterium stomatepiae:
ACCGCGGCCGCGCTCGCCGAGCACGGCGCCCACGTGGTGCTGGCGGTGCGCAATCTCGACAAGGGCAAGCAAGCCGCCGCCCGCATCATCGACCGGAGTCCGCACGCCGACGTCGCGCTGCAGGAACTCGACCTGACGTCGCTGGCGTCGGTCCGGGCTGCCGCGGAGGAGCTGCGGTCCGCACACGACCGCATCGACATGCTGATCAACAACGCGGGCGTGATGTGGACGCCGAAGCGGACCACCAAAGACGGCTTCGAGCTGCAGTTCGGCACCAACCACCTCGGCCACTTCGCCTTCACCGGCCTGCTGCTGGACCGGCTGCTGCCGGTCGCCGGGTCGCGCGTTGTGACCGTCAGCAGCATGGGCCACCGTATCCTCGTCGACATTCACTTCGACGATCTGCAATGGGAGCGCGGCTACAACCGGGTCGCGGCCTACGGGCAGGCCAAGCTGGCCAATCTGCTCTTCACCTACGAGCTGCAGCGACACCTGGCGCCGCTGGGCACAACGATCGCCGTGGCGGCTCACCCCGGCGGTTCGCGCACCGAGCTCACCCGCAACCTGCCGCCACTGCTCGAGCGCGTCGCGACTCCGACGTTCGGCCTGATCTCGCAGGATGCGGCCGCCGGCGCGCTGCCACAACTGCGCGCCGCCACCGACCCGGGCGTGCTGGGCGGGCAGTACTACGGACCCGACGGCTTCGGTGAACTGCGGGGCGCCCCGAAAGTGGTTGCATCCAGCGACAAGTCGCATGATCTCGAGCGGCAGCGCCGGTTGTGGACGGTCTCCGAGGAGCGCACCGGCGTGGTGTATCCGTTCGACTGAGGCAGATGGTGCCAACCCGCTGCGCCCGGCACACGCGCCGCGCTTGCGATCGGCACTACGGCAGATGGTGCCAACCCGCTGCGCCCGGCACACGCGCCGCGCTTGCGATCGGCACTACGGCAGATCGAGCAGCTGCTCGTAGAAGCCGCCAAAACCGCGCGGGCGGTCGACAAGATGGATCTCCAGGATCCAGTGGCAAGGCCGCCCGCCGGCGTCTGGGCGCCGTAGGGGCTTGTGCGAGCCGGGCGTGATGTACCACTGGGCGCCGTCGCCGGAGATTTTCTTGTGCGGGAACTCGCCCACCAGATGGCCGGCGATCGCGCTGCCCCACCCGAAACCCTCGGCGCCGGCGACGCCGACGACGTAGTCGAACAACTCGGCGCCGCTGACCTCGGGGTTATTGTCGAAGTAGTCACGCCCGGCCTGCCACACCCGCGGAAGCGCTTCGCGGACAGCACTTTTGGCCGGGTCGTCGCCGAGCACAAAGGTGCGCCCGAAGTCGGCCTCCCACTCCTCGAAGATGGGCCCCAGATCCAGGAACGCGATGTCGTCCGCGGCGATCACCCGGTCCGGCGGGTGTTCCTTGAAGGGCAGCAAGGTGTTCTCGCCGGCTCGCACTATCCGCCGGTGCCAATGCCGCGTCACGCCGAACATCTCGGCGGCCAAGTCGCGGATCTCGTCGGATAACGTCTTCTCTCCCTCGCCGGGGCGAATCATCGCACGTCGTTCGATCTCGTCGAACAGCTGAGCGGCCTTCGCTTGGGCGTCGAGGAGGCGCTCGACGCGCTCCTCTTCTCGCAACTCTTCGGGGGCCTCCACCCTCGCGATGCTAACTGGCAGTCTGGAAAGCATGTCCCTTGTCGTTCCGCCGTATCCGCCACCCCGCTACACCGCCGACGAGCCACAGGTCAGCGCCTGGCTCAAACGGGCCGACTCCCCGCCGGACTACGAGAACGCCGGCGTCAAATATCACTACCTCGCCAACCAGCGGGCCACCGCCGGCGACTACGGCCTGTACCGGGTCGACATCGCCCCGGCCGGCGGCGGTCCCCCGGCCCACTTCCACCGGGCCATGTCGGAGGCTTTCTTCGTGCTGTCGGGGACGATGAAGCTCTACGACGGCACCGACTGGACCGACGGCGGTCCGGGTGACTTCCTCTACGTCCCGCCCGGCGGAATCCACGGCTTCCACAACGAGGCCGACGAACCCGCGTCGATCCTGATGCTGTTCGCACCCGGCGCGCCGCGCGAGGCCTACTTCGAGGGCTTCGCCGCGCTGGCCGACATGACCGACGACGAACGCAGCGAGTGGTACATCCGGCACGACAACTACTGGATCTGACGCGGCGGGTCCGCGAGCAGACGCAGAATCGCGCTCACACCAACAAAATTGCGCGACTCTGCGTCTGCTCGCCGTTCAAGCGGTGAGGTCGCCGTCGACGTATCGCTGCAAGTTGGGCGCGAGCGCCGCGATCGCCTCGTCGTCCGTCATCGATGCGAGGGGCTCGATCTTCCACACGTAGCGCATCAGCG
This window encodes:
- a CDS encoding SDR family NAD(P)-dependent oxidoreductase codes for the protein MVKWTAADIPDQRGRVAVITGANTGLGYETAAALAEHGAHVVLAVRNLDKGKQAAARIIDRSPHADVALQELDLTSLASVRAAAEELRSAHDRIDMLINNAGVMWTPKRTTKDGFELQFGTNHLGHFAFTGLLLDRLLPVAGSRVVTVSSMGHRILVDIHFDDLQWERGYNRVAAYGQAKLANLLFTYELQRHLAPLGTTIAVAAHPGGSRTELTRNLPPLLERVATPTFGLISQDAAAGALPQLRAATDPGVLGGQYYGPDGFGELRGAPKVVASSDKSHDLERQRRLWTVSEERTGVVYPFD
- a CDS encoding M24 family metallopeptidase, which codes for MLSRLPVSIARVEAPEELREEERVERLLDAQAKAAQLFDEIERRAMIRPGEGEKTLSDEIRDLAAEMFGVTRHWHRRIVRAGENTLLPFKEHPPDRVIAADDIAFLDLGPIFEEWEADFGRTFVLGDDPAKSAVREALPRVWQAGRDYFDNNPEVSGAELFDYVVGVAGAEGFGWGSAIAGHLVGEFPHKKISGDGAQWYITPGSHKPLRRPDAGGRPCHWILEIHLVDRPRGFGGFYEQLLDLP
- a CDS encoding cupin domain-containing protein, encoding MSLVVPPYPPPRYTADEPQVSAWLKRADSPPDYENAGVKYHYLANQRATAGDYGLYRVDIAPAGGGPPAHFHRAMSEAFFVLSGTMKLYDGTDWTDGGPGDFLYVPPGGIHGFHNEADEPASILMLFAPGAPREAYFEGFAALADMTDDERSEWYIRHDNYWI